From the genome of Azospira restricta, one region includes:
- the hisD gene encoding histidinol dehydrogenase yields MTMVAIKRLNSADAGFTVALDELLAFEGAQDDRIEQTVAAILADVKKRGDAAVIEYTNRFDRLSAKSMAELELSRAELEAALASLPAERRAALEAAAARVRAYHEKQPLQGWQYEEADGTLLGQKVTPLDRVGLYVPGGKAAYPSSVLMNAIPAHVAGVGELIMVVPTPDGEHNKLVLAAAALAGVDRVFCIGGAQAVGALAYGTATVPQVDKIVGPGNAYVAAAKRRVFGIVGIDMVAGPSEILVVCDGSTDPDWVAMDLFSQAEHDELAQSILVCPDGAYLDRVAASIEKLLPTMPRRAVIEASLSGRGALIQVRDMEEACAIANRIAPEHLELSIADAEQWVPKIRHAGAIFIGPYTSESLGDYCAGPNHVLPTSGSARFSSPLGVYDFQKRSSLIRVSKTGAQTLGRIASTLAHGEGLPAHAKSAEFRLD; encoded by the coding sequence GCGCGCAGGACGACAGGATCGAACAGACCGTCGCCGCCATCCTCGCCGACGTCAAGAAGCGCGGCGACGCGGCGGTGATCGAATACACCAACCGCTTCGACCGCCTGTCGGCGAAGAGCATGGCCGAGTTGGAGCTGTCGCGCGCCGAACTCGAAGCGGCGCTGGCCAGCCTGCCGGCCGAGCGCCGTGCTGCGCTCGAAGCTGCTGCCGCACGCGTGCGCGCCTACCACGAGAAGCAGCCGCTGCAGGGCTGGCAGTACGAGGAGGCCGACGGCACGCTGCTCGGCCAGAAGGTGACGCCGCTCGACCGCGTCGGCCTCTACGTGCCGGGCGGCAAGGCCGCCTATCCGTCGTCGGTGCTGATGAACGCGATTCCGGCGCACGTCGCCGGCGTCGGTGAGCTGATCATGGTCGTGCCCACGCCGGACGGCGAGCACAACAAGCTGGTGCTGGCCGCCGCCGCGCTGGCCGGCGTCGACCGCGTGTTCTGCATCGGCGGTGCGCAGGCCGTCGGTGCGCTCGCCTACGGCACCGCGACCGTGCCGCAGGTGGACAAGATCGTCGGCCCGGGCAACGCCTACGTCGCCGCCGCCAAGCGCCGCGTCTTCGGCATCGTCGGCATCGATATGGTCGCCGGCCCGTCGGAAATCCTCGTCGTCTGCGACGGCTCGACCGACCCGGACTGGGTGGCGATGGACCTCTTCTCGCAGGCCGAGCACGACGAACTGGCGCAGTCCATCCTCGTCTGCCCGGACGGCGCCTACCTCGACCGCGTCGCGGCTTCGATCGAGAAGCTGCTGCCGACGATGCCGCGCCGTGCGGTGATCGAGGCCTCGCTCTCCGGCCGCGGCGCGCTGATCCAGGTGCGCGACATGGAGGAAGCCTGCGCCATCGCCAACCGCATCGCGCCCGAGCACCTCGAACTCTCGATCGCCGACGCCGAACAGTGGGTGCCGAAGATCCGCCACGCCGGCGCCATCTTCATCGGCCCGTACACCTCGGAATCGCTCGGCGACTACTGCGCCGGCCCGAACCACGTGCTGCCGACCTCCGGCTCGGCGCGCTTCTCGTCGCCGCTCGGCGTCTACGATTTCCAGAAGCGCTCCAGCCTGATCCGCGTGTCGAAAACCGGCGCGCAGACGCTCGGCCGCATCGCCTCGACGCTGGCGCACGGCGAAGGCCTGCCGGCGCACGCCAAGTCGGCCGAGTTCCGGCTCGACTGA